In Spirobacillus cienkowskii, a genomic segment contains:
- a CDS encoding cytochrome C oxidase subunit IV family protein, whose translation MFKSFFTKINKQSPENYTSGENKHDEHKLLPVSLYLKIFFALLVMIFINIGISKLPIPGLYITGLLIFVAIVQTVLVAMFFMELIHEDKFYSFVFGSAVLFMLLFFVISLTELNGRDFFHKVEGIKYLREVDQNGNFAPHGPKSNQNK comes from the coding sequence ATGTTTAAAAGTTTTTTTACAAAAATAAATAAGCAATCTCCTGAGAATTATACCTCAGGAGAAAACAAGCACGATGAGCATAAATTGCTTCCAGTTAGTTTATATTTAAAAATCTTTTTTGCTTTACTCGTGATGATTTTTATAAATATTGGAATTTCAAAACTACCTATTCCTGGGTTGTACATAACAGGATTATTAATCTTTGTAGCTATTGTACAGACAGTCCTTGTAGCCATGTTTTTTATGGAACTTATTCATGAAGATAAATTTTATTCATTTGTTTTTGGTTCCGCAGTACTTTTTATGTTACTTTTCTTTGTAATTTCACTTACAGAATTAAATGGAAGAGACTTTTTTCATAAAGTTGAAGGAATAAAATATTTAAGAGAAGTGGATCAAAACGGTAATTTTGCTCCCCATGGCCCAAAATCTAATCAAAATAAATAA
- a CDS encoding P-loop NTPase, with translation MLKTVAKGIFKSNSKETVDFTERIIRAYYNNQKNTEKENFQAKISQENYVSNTNNSDDYANHKLNLNSELQENHDSPFFDLPNIDESVSNDLEHPYGYQAAERKNSQEEKPVKANKDVKVSQSKKRNPQIISIGGGKGGIGKSFISANICVRLASLGYKVSVVDLDLGAANLHTCLGVPTPRIGIADFIHGNVSSLEETGINCCLPNLTLYGGGQEFWQQVKPQSSQKIKLITRLQELDADFVILDLGAGTHVHTLDFFIFSHGGILVVAPEPTSIENAYVFMKSILYRKIQSICKAFDIEESIEKELLNQISNPKNSETPFSQLVNFSQKYSEVGKQIKDMIEATNIGIIMNQVRTKEDKNLGESMSVICNRYFGFTSQFLGSIKYDDAVWKSVRVKRPLVLDYPLSTIAVNINNITDKLTKIFMQDVKKDNLEKAG, from the coding sequence ATGTTAAAAACTGTTGCGAAAGGGATTTTCAAATCAAATAGTAAAGAAACAGTTGATTTTACTGAAAGAATTATACGAGCTTATTATAATAATCAAAAAAACACTGAAAAAGAAAATTTTCAAGCAAAAATATCACAAGAAAACTATGTTTCGAATACAAATAATTCTGATGATTATGCAAATCACAAATTAAATTTAAATTCAGAATTACAAGAAAATCATGATTCACCTTTTTTCGATTTGCCAAATATCGATGAATCAGTTTCAAATGATCTAGAACATCCTTATGGTTATCAAGCAGCAGAAAGAAAAAATTCTCAAGAAGAAAAACCCGTTAAAGCTAATAAAGATGTTAAAGTATCGCAATCAAAAAAAAGAAATCCCCAAATTATTTCGATTGGAGGGGGTAAAGGTGGTATTGGAAAAAGCTTTATTTCTGCAAATATTTGTGTGAGATTAGCCTCTCTCGGATATAAAGTTTCTGTAGTTGATTTAGATTTAGGAGCGGCAAATCTTCATACTTGTCTTGGTGTACCAACACCTCGCATTGGAATCGCTGATTTTATTCATGGAAATGTTTCGTCCTTAGAAGAAACTGGAATTAATTGTTGCCTTCCAAATTTAACATTATATGGTGGCGGGCAGGAATTTTGGCAACAAGTTAAACCACAAAGTTCGCAAAAAATTAAGTTAATTACAAGACTGCAAGAATTGGATGCTGATTTTGTAATATTAGATTTAGGTGCCGGAACTCATGTTCATACCCTAGATTTTTTTATTTTTTCTCATGGTGGTATCTTAGTTGTTGCACCTGAACCAACAAGTATTGAAAATGCGTATGTATTTATGAAGAGCATTTTATATAGAAAAATTCAAAGTATTTGTAAAGCATTTGATATTGAAGAATCTATTGAAAAAGAACTTTTAAATCAAATCTCAAACCCTAAAAACTCAGAAACACCATTTTCGCAGTTGGTGAATTTTTCACAAAAATATAGTGAAGTTGGGAAACAAATTAAAGATATGATTGAAGCAACAAATATTGGTATTATTATGAATCAGGTAAGAACAAAAGAAGATAAAAATTTAGGTGAATCGATGTCTGTTATTTGTAATCGTTACTTTGGATTTACATCTCAATTTTTAGGCTCTATTAAATATGATGATGCAGTATGGAAATCAGTACGAGTTAAACGCCCCTTAGTACTTGATTATCCTTTATCTACAATCGCTGTTAATATAAATAATATTACCGATAAATTAACAAAAATTTTTATGCAAGATGTTAAAAAAGATAATTTAGAAAAAGCTGGATAA
- a CDS encoding RluA family pseudouridine synthase translates to MDSITQLIVTDEFNSERLDVFITRVFDVIPSRSYSNKLILNKKVKVDNKFQKPSFRLKTNQIVEVDLSFVFDKEISPQAEDIPLNILFEDEHVIVIDKQAGMVVHPGAGVSSGTLVNALLNRCGCALPSLGSSARAGIVHRLDRDTSGVMVAAKTQLALTNLSKQFAEHKQIRKYHAIIFGQLQPLEGKIETWHGRDTKNRIKFSVQKEGSGKIAILNYITHEILRSGLFSLVECQLHTGRTHQIRVQLSYLNHGILGDALYSKIPPYIISDKKLFSLVSKNANRQMLHAVHLGFDHPITGEALNFNSSYPVDFFNMLNLIR, encoded by the coding sequence ATGGATAGCATTACGCAACTCATTGTAACAGATGAATTTAATAGTGAAAGATTAGATGTTTTTATTACTCGTGTTTTTGATGTGATTCCAAGTCGTTCTTATTCTAATAAATTAATATTAAATAAAAAAGTAAAAGTTGATAACAAATTTCAAAAGCCTTCGTTTAGACTTAAAACAAATCAAATAGTTGAAGTAGACTTGTCTTTTGTATTTGATAAAGAAATTAGTCCACAGGCAGAAGATATTCCTTTAAATATTTTATTTGAAGATGAACATGTAATTGTTATAGATAAACAGGCTGGAATGGTGGTTCATCCAGGAGCTGGTGTGAGTTCTGGCACTCTAGTCAATGCATTGCTTAATCGCTGTGGTTGCGCATTGCCTTCACTTGGCAGTTCGGCACGGGCAGGAATTGTGCATAGACTTGATAGAGATACCAGCGGAGTTATGGTTGCAGCAAAGACGCAACTCGCTTTAACCAATTTATCAAAACAGTTTGCAGAACATAAACAAATACGAAAGTATCATGCAATTATTTTTGGTCAATTGCAGCCGTTAGAGGGTAAAATAGAAACTTGGCATGGAAGAGATACTAAAAATAGAATTAAGTTTTCTGTACAAAAAGAAGGTAGCGGAAAAATTGCTATTTTAAATTATATTACACACGAAATATTACGTAGTGGATTGTTTTCTTTGGTTGAGTGTCAGCTGCATACAGGAAGAACGCATCAAATAAGAGTTCAATTAAGTTATTTAAACCATGGTATTCTTGGTGACGCTTTGTATTCAAAAATTCCCCCTTATATTATATCAGATAAAAAACTTTTTTCATTAGTTTCAAAAAATGCTAACAGACAAATGTTACATGCAGTTCATTTGGGTTTTGATCATCCAATTACCGGAGAAGCATTAAATTTTAATTCTTCTTATCCTGTGGATTTTTTTAATATGCTAAACTTGATAAGATAA
- a CDS encoding cytochrome c oxidase subunit 3 family protein encodes MTDHSHGGEAHPKYLAHHFKSMEQQTSAGKLGMWVFMGQELLFFSGLFCAFGFVRSMYPEMVAQAQTSMDWRLGGINSIILLISSLTMSLCVRSARSNNKNATVKFLLATMACGFLFLTIKAAEWGMHFHEGYYPGKYFNPIPEAPVQDMHAHIFFGLYYVMTGMHGLHIVVGLGLMMWMLVRTLKNEFNSENYVSLENTSLFWHLVDIVWIFLYPLLYLAK; translated from the coding sequence ATGACTGATCATAGCCACGGTGGCGAGGCTCATCCAAAATATTTAGCCCATCATTTTAAAAGCATGGAACAGCAAACGTCTGCTGGAAAGCTTGGGATGTGGGTTTTCATGGGGCAAGAGCTGTTATTTTTCTCTGGTCTTTTTTGTGCGTTTGGATTTGTGCGCTCTATGTATCCCGAAATGGTTGCTCAGGCACAAACGTCTATGGATTGGAGACTAGGTGGAATAAACAGTATTATTCTACTTATTAGTTCTTTAACAATGAGTCTTTGTGTGCGTTCTGCGCGATCGAATAATAAAAATGCAACTGTAAAGTTTTTGCTAGCAACAATGGCTTGCGGTTTTCTATTTTTAACAATTAAAGCAGCTGAATGGGGAATGCACTTCCATGAAGGATATTATCCAGGAAAGTATTTCAATCCTATCCCAGAAGCTCCAGTACAAGATATGCATGCCCACATATTTTTTGGTTTATATTATGTTATGACAGGTATGCATGGTTTGCACATTGTTGTTGGTTTAGGCTTAATGATGTGGATGTTGGTGCGTACACTTAAGAATGAGTTTAATTCAGAAAATTATGTTTCTTTAGAGAATACCAGTTTATTTTGGCACCTTGTAGATATTGTCTGGATATTCTTGTATCCCTTGCTTTATTTAGCAAAGTGA
- a CDS encoding helix-turn-helix domain-containing protein, whose protein sequence is MNVANKKINPLEILDIKDGDLSINKIEIAYRSKRKYLDEKFQGKQQEGLVYYDQLENAFQELINYIEQDASPDNEDVVISASLLPIAKPNPVKTSYNKEDNIIYMKKNYENPKNFYKNQQSFSKSHSDTNLNNRVRAYNAENQENIKELEDIISTYEKISGKILKILREKMNVNLDEMSSKIKVSKNYLEAIEIDSFDKLPAEVYARGFFNSYLNYLGLDRKDLVEALMDLYRGQKRLIKKR, encoded by the coding sequence ATGAATGTTGCAAATAAAAAAATAAATCCGTTAGAAATTCTAGATATAAAAGACGGTGATTTATCAATTAATAAAATAGAAATAGCATATCGTAGTAAAAGAAAATATTTAGACGAAAAATTTCAAGGAAAACAACAAGAGGGATTGGTTTATTATGATCAATTAGAAAATGCTTTTCAAGAATTAATTAATTATATAGAACAAGATGCTTCACCAGATAATGAAGATGTTGTCATTTCTGCATCTTTGCTACCTATAGCAAAACCAAATCCTGTTAAAACTAGTTATAATAAAGAAGATAATATAATTTATATGAAAAAAAATTATGAAAATCCTAAAAACTTTTATAAAAATCAGCAAAGTTTTTCTAAATCTCATTCTGATACAAATTTAAATAATCGAGTTAGAGCTTACAATGCAGAAAATCAAGAAAATATAAAAGAGTTAGAGGATATTATATCAACATACGAAAAAATTTCTGGAAAAATTCTTAAAATATTAAGAGAAAAAATGAATGTAAATTTAGATGAGATGTCTAGTAAAATTAAAGTAAGTAAAAATTATCTTGAAGCAATTGAAATAGACTCATTTGATAAATTGCCCGCAGAGGTTTATGCAAGAGGTTTTTTTAATTCTTATTTAAATTACTTAGGTCTTGACAGAAAGGATCTTGTTGAAGCATTAATGGATCTCTATAGAGGCCAAAAAAGGTTGATTAAAAAAAGGTAA